Proteins from one Chloroflexota bacterium genomic window:
- the rplU gene encoding 50S ribosomal protein L21: MYAIIETGGKQYRVSPGETIEVEKLDVPVGEEVTFDRVLLVSDGENVRVGQPLVEGATVRARVLDQDRRRKVIVFRYRAAQRYRRKKGHRQPFTRLQIDAIEV, encoded by the coding sequence ATGTATGCAATCATCGAGACGGGCGGGAAACAATACCGCGTGAGCCCGGGAGAGACGATCGAAGTCGAGAAGCTGGACGTGCCCGTAGGAGAAGAGGTCACGTTCGATCGCGTGCTGCTGGTCTCCGATGGGGAGAACGTGCGGGTCGGCCAGCCGCTGGTGGAAGGCGCGACCGTCCGGGCCCGCGTGCTCGATCAGGATCGGCGTCGCAAGGTGATCGTGTTCCGATATCGGGCGGCGCAACGGTACCGACGGAAGAAGGGGCATCGCCAGCCGTTCACGCGATTGCAGATCGATGCGATTGAAGTGTGA
- the rpmA gene encoding 50S ribosomal protein L27 — MAHKKGGGSSRNGRDSKSKRLGVKRFDGEFVTAGSILVRQRGTKIKPGKNVGLGSDYTIFATIDGYVKFEPHSRRQKRVSVYPQRVA, encoded by the coding sequence ATGGCACACAAAAAGGGTGGCGGCTCCAGCCGCAACGGTCGAGATAGCAAGTCCAAGCGCCTGGGTGTGAAGCGCTTTGATGGGGAGTTCGTGACCGCCGGCAGCATCCTGGTGCGCCAGCGCGGCACGAAGATCAAGCCGGGGAAGAACGTAGGTCTGGGGAGCGATTACACCATCTTCGCCACCATCGACGGCTACGTGAAGTTCGAGCCACATTCCCGCAGGCAGAAGCGCGTGAGCGTGTATCCCCAGCGCGTGGCTTAG
- the rpmE gene encoding 50S ribosomal protein L31, translating to MRKNIHPKWYPNARVICACGNTWTVGATVEEIRTDVCSQCHPFFTGEQRIVDTAGQVERFMRRLEARDQRVAARKAQAEAQAAVKEAERRARRRGESPEKAAELARKAAESAQAEQE from the coding sequence ATGCGTAAAAATATTCATCCGAAATGGTATCCCAACGCGCGGGTGATCTGCGCTTGTGGCAACACCTGGACCGTAGGTGCCACGGTGGAGGAGATCCGCACGGACGTGTGCTCCCAGTGCCATCCGTTCTTCACCGGAGAGCAGCGCATCGTGGACACGGCCGGCCAGGTGGAGCGATTCATGCGCCGCCTGGAGGCGCGGGATCAGCGCGTGGCTGCCCGGAAGGCTCAGGCCGAGGCACAGGCGGCCGTCAAGGAAGCCGAGCGTCGCGCCCGGCGGCGCGGCGAGAGCCCGGAGAAGGCCGCCGAGTTGGCGCGCAAGGCGGCGGAATCGGCCCAGGCGGAACAGGAATAA
- a CDS encoding thymidine kinase, protein MPHIHPHTGWIELICGSMFSGKTEELLRRVRRAEIARQKVQLFKPFLDDRYGIARIASHNGMARENVVVVHTAAEILERLDPDTTVVAIDEVQFFDWTIADVCNELADRGIRVICAGLDMDFRGEPFGPVPLLMAQAEYVDKLHAICVRCGGEASRTQRIIDGRPARYDDPTILVGANEVYEARCRHCHEVLGQRDQEKSNGDPEP, encoded by the coding sequence ATGCCGCACATACACCCACACACCGGATGGATCGAGCTGATCTGCGGCAGCATGTTCAGCGGGAAGACCGAGGAGCTGCTGCGCCGGGTGCGGCGAGCCGAGATCGCCCGTCAGAAGGTCCAGCTCTTCAAGCCCTTCCTGGACGACCGATACGGGATCGCCCGCATCGCCTCCCACAACGGCATGGCGCGGGAGAACGTCGTCGTCGTGCACACTGCCGCCGAGATCCTGGAGCGGCTAGACCCGGATACCACCGTCGTCGCCATCGATGAGGTGCAGTTCTTCGACTGGACCATCGCCGACGTGTGCAATGAGCTGGCCGATCGCGGGATCCGGGTGATCTGCGCCGGGCTGGACATGGACTTCCGCGGCGAGCCGTTCGGCCCCGTGCCCCTCCTGATGGCCCAGGCGGAGTACGTGGACAAACTGCACGCGATCTGCGTCCGCTGCGGCGGCGAAGCCTCCCGCACCCAACGGATCATCGACGGCCGCCCGGCCCGCTACGATGATCCCACGATCCTGGTGGGGGCCAATGAGGTGTATGAGGCCCGCTGTCGCCACTGCCATGAAGTGCTCGGGCAGAGGGACCAGGAGAAATCCAACGGGGACCCAGAACCATAA
- a CDS encoding inorganic phosphate transporter, whose protein sequence is MSIEVLAGGLVAVALVFAFLNGLHDSSNIVATIISSRAMSPRKALTLTAIAEFCGPFLLGVAVARTIGSEVVAPESIQFAVIMAGMLAAIVWNVVTWLAGIPSSTSHALVGGLVGAAAMAKGPHVIQVTGLEKILIALFVAPLVSLLVGYLAMKTILFLSRGATPRINAFFRRAQTVTAVALALSHGSNDAQKTAGIIVLGLITLGLQDSFYIPMWVLAASAGGLALGTGVGGWRIIRTIGGRFYKIRPVHGFTAQVSSALVVAVASWMGGPVSTTHVVSSSILGIGAAQRVSQVRWGVAREIALAWLLTIPLTGLLAAGFYLGLRYLGLDMVF, encoded by the coding sequence ATGTCCATAGAGGTCCTGGCGGGTGGATTGGTGGCGGTCGCTCTCGTGTTCGCCTTCCTGAACGGGCTGCACGATAGCAGTAACATCGTGGCCACGATCATCTCCTCGCGTGCCATGAGCCCACGCAAGGCGTTGACGCTGACGGCCATCGCGGAGTTCTGTGGGCCGTTCCTGCTGGGCGTGGCTGTGGCGCGCACCATCGGGAGCGAGGTCGTCGCGCCGGAGTCCATTCAATTCGCCGTGATCATGGCGGGGATGCTGGCGGCGATCGTGTGGAACGTGGTTACCTGGCTGGCGGGGATCCCGTCCAGCACCTCCCACGCCCTGGTCGGTGGCCTGGTCGGCGCGGCCGCCATGGCGAAGGGGCCGCATGTGATCCAGGTGACGGGGTTGGAGAAGATCCTGATCGCCCTGTTCGTGGCTCCCCTGGTCAGCCTGCTCGTGGGGTATCTGGCCATGAAGACGATCTTGTTCCTGTCCCGTGGCGCCACGCCGCGCATCAATGCCTTCTTTCGGCGCGCCCAGACGGTAACGGCTGTGGCCCTGGCGCTGAGTCATGGCTCCAATGATGCGCAGAAGACGGCGGGCATCATCGTGCTGGGGCTGATCACCCTGGGGCTCCAGGATAGCTTCTACATCCCGATGTGGGTGTTGGCCGCCAGCGCTGGTGGGCTCGCCCTGGGGACGGGCGTTGGGGGATGGCGCATCATCCGCACCATCGGCGGACGCTTTTACAAGATCCGGCCGGTACACGGCTTCACGGCCCAGGTCAGCTCAGCCCTGGTGGTGGCTGTGGCCTCCTGGATGGGTGGACCCGTCAGCACCACGCACGTGGTCAGTTCGTCGATCCTGGGCATCGGTGCCGCCCAGCGGGTCTCGCAGGTGCGCTGGGGGGTGGCCCGGGAGATCGCGCTGGCGTGGCTGCTGACCATCCCGCTGACCGGGTTGCTCGCCGCGGGGTTCTACCTGGGGCTACGCTATCTGGGCCTGGATATGGTCTTCTAG
- a CDS encoding MoaD family protein, with amino-acid sequence MRVTVRFFASLRERIGKDGLAWELAAGASLGDLVDALDRAYPEAGIGWRGLHLAVNRRYASPDVRLQDGDEVAIFPPVSGGSPPGSHDVYELTTEPLSLDALMRRIALPSCGAVAVFIGVVRDHTGDRQVDHLEYEAYPGMAEEMLAQIGREIRERWPSIQAVGIQHRLGRLEIGEASVIIAVLAPHRPEVFDACRYAIERIKAIVPIWKKEVWADGESWIEGPHGMDGSRPGPEDHA; translated from the coding sequence ATCCGGGTCACCGTTCGGTTCTTCGCCTCGCTCAGGGAGCGGATTGGGAAGGACGGCCTGGCATGGGAACTGGCCGCCGGTGCCTCTCTGGGGGACCTGGTCGACGCGTTGGATCGGGCCTATCCGGAGGCCGGGATCGGCTGGCGTGGGTTGCATCTGGCCGTGAATCGCCGATACGCCTCACCTGACGTCCGGCTCCAGGATGGAGATGAGGTTGCGATCTTCCCTCCGGTGAGCGGCGGGTCTCCCCCAGGATCCCATGACGTATACGAGTTGACCACGGAGCCGCTATCGTTGGACGCCTTAATGCGGCGGATCGCCTTGCCCTCGTGCGGGGCGGTCGCCGTCTTCATCGGGGTCGTTCGGGATCACACAGGGGATCGCCAGGTCGATCACCTGGAGTACGAGGCGTATCCGGGCATGGCGGAGGAGATGCTGGCTCAGATCGGGCGGGAGATCCGGGAGCGCTGGCCGTCCATCCAGGCGGTGGGGATCCAGCATCGGCTGGGAAGGCTGGAGATCGGCGAGGCGTCGGTGATCATCGCCGTGTTGGCGCCCCATCGCCCGGAGGTGTTCGACGCCTGCCGGTACGCCATCGAGCGGATTAAGGCCATCGTGCCCATCTGGAAGAAGGAGGTCTGGGCCGATGGCGAGAGCTGGATCGAGGGGCCGCATGGGATGGACGGAAGCCGTCCCGGTCCCGAGGATCATGCGTGA
- the moaC gene encoding cyclic pyranopterin monophosphate synthase MoaC, with protein MGELTHLDEQGRARMVDVGGKPETEREAIARGEVRMRPETLRLIREGDLPKGDVLATARIAGIMAAKRTSEWIPLCHPLSLSYVGLDFALDEERSRVVITATVRCRGRTGVEMEALTAVSAAALTIYDMAKAVERGMVIGEIRLLAKRGGKSGDWHAGTEDEW; from the coding sequence ATGGGCGAACTCACGCATTTGGATGAGCAGGGTCGGGCTCGCATGGTCGATGTGGGGGGCAAGCCGGAGACGGAGCGGGAGGCGATCGCTCGCGGGGAGGTGCGGATGCGCCCGGAGACCCTCCGGTTGATCCGCGAGGGGGATCTGCCCAAAGGCGATGTGTTGGCCACCGCCCGGATCGCGGGGATCATGGCGGCCAAACGCACGTCGGAGTGGATCCCGCTCTGCCATCCGCTGTCGCTCTCCTATGTGGGCCTGGACTTCGCGCTGGATGAGGAGAGGAGCCGGGTGGTCATCACGGCCACCGTGCGTTGTCGGGGAAGGACCGGTGTGGAGATGGAGGCGTTGACCGCCGTGAGCGCGGCCGCGCTGACGATTTATGATATGGCGAAAGCCGTGGAACGGGGCATGGTGATCGGCGAGATCCGTTTGCTGGCGAAGCGGGGAGGGAAGAGTGGGGACTGGCATGCCGGGACAGAAGATGAATGGTGA